Below is a window of Onychostoma macrolepis isolate SWU-2019 chromosome 06, ASM1243209v1, whole genome shotgun sequence DNA.
tgtgtgtgtgtgtgtgtgtgtgtgagtgtgtgtgtgtgtgtgtgtgtgagtgagtgtgtgtgtgtgtgtgtgtgtgtgtgtgagtgtgtgtgtgtgtgtgtgtgtgtgtgtgtgtgtgtgtgtgtgtgtgtgtgtgtgtgtgagtgtgtgtgtgtgtgtgtgtgtgtgtgtgagtgtgtgtgtgagtgtgtgtgtgtgtgtgtgtgtgtgtgtgtgtgtgtgtgtgtgtatgtgtgtgtgtgtgtgtgtgtgtgtgtgtgtgtgagtgtgtgagtgtatgtgtgagtgcgagtgtgtgtgtgtgtgtgtgtgtgtgtgtatatgtatgtgtgagtgtgtgtgtgtgtgtgtgtgtgtgtgtgtgtgtgtgagtgtgagtgtgagtgggtgtgtgtgtgtgtgtgtgtgtgtgtgtgagtgtgagtgtgtgtgagtgtgagtgtgtgtgtgtgtgtgtgtgtgtgtatatgtatgtgtgtgtgtgtgtgtgtgtgtgtgtgtgtgtgagtgtgagtgtgagtgtgtgtgtgtgtgtgtgtgtgtgtgtgtgtgtgtgtgtgtgtgtgtgtgtgtgtgtgacctgtGGTGGGGGTGGAGGTGAGGGTTCGGCTGGGCGAGGATAGGCTGGAGCTGGTGTTCTGTAATTGTGTCTCTCCTGCAGAAGGAAAGCATAATTTGAGACTGAAGCTCATCAGAAGACTGACTGACGTCACAGGAGTGACAGCGGCTGTACCTGAGAGATGGGCGGCGGCTCAGCAGACTTCCTGAGCGGGAAATCAGGTGGATTCTGGGTGAGAGAGAGACCAATCAggaagaaacacaaacactGAGTGTTTGGAGAGAAAGCATGTTCTGAAGACAATGTGAGGTGAGCAGAACTTGTGAGTGTTTGAGGTGTTTGCTGTGTGGCTGGACTCACCCGCTGCTCTGTGAGCAGGTAGACGCGGCTCTGTTTGGAGATGGAGTTGTGTGTGTAGTACTCCACCAGTCTGTTGAGGGAGCTGAAGGTCTCGCTCCACAGGTAATACTGACCGTGCCGGTCTCTCATCACTTTAAAGTGCTGCACGTCGCTCTCATGTCTGatggcacaaacacacacaagtataaaaaccattacgtcAATTGAATGTCCTGTAAAACATGGAAACTattatgtgtgagtgtgtgtgtgtgtgtgtgtgtgagtgtgtgtgctgtACCTGACTGAAATGGAGAATGCTCCAGGTGAACTCTGGGAGCCTCGGATGAGGAAGGATCCGATTGGTTGACACATCAGTTCTTCCTGTGCTGAATGACGGCTGGTGTTCTCCTGATACCAGCTGGAGAAACACTGCTTTAATATGACATCTTCTCAACAAAATCTGAACAATGTTTGCCTAAAGTACAAATACTTAAAAAACGGACTTAAGTAAAGTACAGTAACAAGCTAACGAAAATACTATCAACCACTGGTCATGATAAATGCATTTTGTGGTCCACCAGCCCCCAAAatgaaagtaaagtaaagtgAATTTTTAGTTGATTCTCAAAAGCCACAGATCAGgcttttgtatttatttctaaatcCTATCACTACAAGTCTTCTCCTCTAGATgtcactgttttatttttatttgttcttatttacaATGCAATGGTTTTAACTGtgtaaaatatgtttgaatCAGTCTCAAAATGATAAAACAGGTTTTTAACCATTCAACTTATTATATTTTGACAATGAAACTAGAAATCCAGATGTTTTTCGTTAACTCTTTGACTCATAATGATGGAGCAAGTCATGTTTCTGTAGATTATTGTGAGTTCTATACAGCCAGAACGACTGAGTCTCTGTTCACACAGTCAGTTtagtttatatatgtatgtggcTTTAAAACTGCATGAAACCGAAGGTTCTTTACTACCACATAAAACTAGAAACAACCACAGAGTGGGACTTGATCTTATCCACTGGCTGTCGATTGGATTGTGAAGAGCTGTTTACTGGAATAGAGTCAGATCTGAATGTGATCGGCTAAACTGCAGCGCGGCCTTACATGCCCAAATCAACCAATATCAAACCAAGAGCTTTGAATGGGAATCCAGTCCTCCACTTAAATGTAACACTAGTGTTATGAGTTTGTTCAAATCACTTTGAGCACTAGTGATAGTGAGCACAGCACTAACTAACTATGCAGTGCTGAGTGTCAATGATCTCTTGTGTATTGGTCAATCTGGTGTTACACAAACAGAATATTGAAACTGTTCCGTTTGCTCTCTATGACAAGCCGTTTTAACATTTAACCCTTAAAATGTACTAGTGTATCCAGTTTAATGCTACTAGTACTTAAATAGCTACTAGTATTTGTTCCATTAAGTACTAGTACTTATGCTTCAGGTACTAGCGCTTTAGGTAGGGTCTTTCTGAAGaagatactagtacttattcattagaTACCACGTTTGATACTAGTAATTATTTCAGTAGTGACTTGTAATTATTCTGCTGTTACTAGTAACACGTTTCACATTTTATAATTGATTTGGAATAAGTACTAATATCTAATAAATGTGTACTATCATTAATTGAATAAAAACTAGTAGCTAATAAATGTGTATTAGTATCTTCTGAATAAGCACTATTTGCTAATAAATGTGTACTAGTATCaaatgaataagtactagtagCTAATAAATGTGCACCAGTGTCTACTGAATAAGTACTCTTTGCTAATAAATGTATACTAGTATTGTCAGGCTCCCTTATATTGTGCTCATTTTCCCTCTTGTCTTTGCTGGTTGGTTTTGTGTGCATCCTCCTTGCTAGTGTCTATAGCAGTGATGGGCAAACTTGGGCCTTCCAgaccactttcctgcagagatttgatccaaccctgataaaactcacctgcctgtatcCTTCTAGTAGTCTTGAAGACaatgattagctggttcaggtgcattggaactaaactctgaaGGAAAGTGGCCTGGAAGGGGCCGAGTTTGCCCAACCCTGGTCTATAGTCTTGTAGAGCTTGCTAATCAGTAGCTGTCTGTTTTCTGGATATATTAGTCTTGTAAGTTGTCTTACAAACAAAGACAATATTGCCTacttattacactgtaaaaaaaaaaaaagtttagccaacttaaaattttaagttttctcaacttgtcgttttaagtttatacaacaaaaaattgGGAATCtctcacaaaaataagttgagcaaactcaaaaatctactGAAGCTggtaattgttttttattttaagttcgCTAACTTTTCCATTGATGTTTGTCATttgtaaacaagtaaaaaaaagttcacAGAACATAATTTGAGGCACATTGAAAAAGCATTACAAGTCTTTTTAACTAACAAAACTGTGTTAGCCGAACAAAAAAAGAGACATGTGACTTTACTCTTAGTGACTTGGGTTGAGTGAACAATTTGGTCCAAAgttgagtaaactcaaaaaagcTGTGCAgcaagttaagtcaacttttcattttttacagtgtaatggaATAGACACTAGCAGCTAAAAATAAGTACTAGTAGCATGAACATAGATACTAGTACACTTCAATGTTAAAGTGGCTTGCCACAGACTCTGGCAGTGGTGTTTCAGTGAGATGTGACGTCTGTTACCTGGGGAAGTGGATGTTGATGTAATTCCGAGGAACGAATCCCTCCATGCCGTTTATTTCTGCTTTGAACCATTCATCATTGGTGCCTAAAATCTACAGAGTAGCATGTGATGATTAAACCACTGAAAGAGCTGCTGAGGAATAGACAAACTCTGGTTTAAAGTATCTGAACGTGTCAGAATAACTGAATGAGTTGAGTGCATGTATCGGTGGATATGTGATACTGTACTAAACAGTGCATACAGTGAGCTGCTGATGTAAATGTTGAAACACACCTTGATTATATCTCCCTTCCTGAAGCTCAGCTCGTCCTCTGCTGTGGCGGCGAAGTCATATTTCCCTGTCGCCTCCATGACGGAGACACCTCAGAGACTAGAACGAGAAACAATAGCAACTTTAGATAGTCAAGAACGCATCAAACCACATGCCAGTTAAGCACTGCAGACATTCACAGCGTAACCAGCCGAACACTCACACTAAAGCACAACCACATGAAAGAGACAGATCACCCAAACATCACAGCTGTGCCGTCTACTGACCCTCGTGTCACTCAAACCCCGTCTGACTTTCTGTCCTGAGCgctgagggtgagtgaatgaacTATCTCTGTCAGTCTTTCTTCTTTTGCTCAATCACTCCGGGCTGAACTCACACAGCCGGTGACATCCACTGCAGTTTAAACTGTGTTTGGTCACGACTAACAGCACATTTTCAGTTATATGTTCACTAAGACACCAGACATCACAACACCGCCTCTGATCGGAAGCTCACACAACCGGTGACCTATAAACAACCAAAACGACGTCCAGCTAATAGGAAACGTTCTGATAACATTCTGGCTTATGAGGTCAAGTTATgagggtcattctacagaaatgtCCACTTTTGATATGAcgagatgtcttaaaatgtatttatttttctaacatttaaacttagaccacattattagattaacttttgacttcatgaatacgcataaatgacagcttaatgattttttatcttttttaatgcatttatttagctGTAAGGAAGGTGACACCGTGAGAGTAACAtcagtgacaattttcatgaaaaatggatttcataaaatgtctgctgcaaggtatcaagccACATGCAGTCGATCATGGTATACTTGCTAAATTAAGcagtttaatccatttgtattctagttttttttaatatatataattcccTATCAATAAAGCAGGTCATACCAGTGAGTTCAACTAAAAGCTttatatgaaatcatgagataaatgagaaaatttctGATAACTGAAAAGAGACTGAGACTGAAAAGAGTGGACTCTTCATGGGCCTTTCTTCACAGATCTTCAGAAAATAGGAAGAAGGAAGTCatgtgatgtcatcagtgtgatttttatttaaaaataaatgatttttgttaAATGGTAACATCAGTGACACGACTCCAGGGGACCACTACttccattatatattttataacatttattcagcattttgtttttgttttttaagccgtttatatcatatatttgacagttatgaatacattattgtattttaaatggtagaaaagcctctaaataaatcactttccctctgtacctggctgtggggacgagcagttttgtggtgcttggaattttatattaattaattaaattaaattaattaaattataattaaaaaataaatgttccacattgatggctcaagtTAATGTCAATGTtatcaaaacaatatttatacatcaataatgaaatgtttttttttttataataaacattttagttggccattcatctgtttgtttgtttgttttttttaaatgttactaatcACTCCCTGCTTCAGATGGTTCAGAGAACAAAAATAACTCTTCcacaatgtttgcaaaatgatacaaTTGAACATTCCTTTAAAGTTCTATGTAAAGTTGACACAAtgaagaaaatacatttttaaaacattgaaaaaagtGAACGTTCTGagatcattcagaaataacattttcataacatAATGGGAAGGTAAAATATTCTTAGATAATATTTTAGTTAGCTGGGatgccaaaaaaacaacaacaactgtcTCTCCAAAAAACAAACGTTTAggctcaaaataaataaataaataaaaatacagaacagTTTGCATCAGTCTTTTTGAGTTGTAACatcttttaatgaaattatgttCAACCAAAAAACTACTTTGACTTAGAGGAACTTTATAATTTGTTGCGTAATGTTCATTactcaaaaattaagttaagtaATTGGGGAAATGCCTTAGAACCAAGTAATctatttcagttaaaatgaactttttttaaaagtttcagttaatttttaaaaaaattattatttacttaataactgtaaggcaacgggtttccgcaattttttttaagttaagtcaacttatcactttttacagtgtaatttctCACTAGAACTGACATCAAAAGTGAGAAAAGTTGCTCAAAAACGtacatttacaaacaaactGACCGTCAACCGCAACTTTCAGatgccatctttatttttttgctacTACAGAATTAAAAAC
It encodes the following:
- the grap2b gene encoding GRB2-related adapter protein 2b, with amino-acid sequence MEATGKYDFAATAEDELSFRKGDIIKILGTNDEWFKAEINGMEGFVPRNYINIHFPSWYQENTSRHSAQEELMCQPIGSFLIRGSQSSPGAFSISVRHESDVQHFKVMRDRHGQYYLWSETFSSLNRLVEYYTHNSISKQSRVYLLTEQRNPPDFPLRKSAEPPPISQERHNYRTPAPAYPRPAEPSPPPPPQASALQVRAMYDFSAEDADELNFHAGDVIEVLDQSDRFWWKGVLRGRTGLFPVNYTNPV